A region from the Melioribacter roseus P3M-2 genome encodes:
- a CDS encoding galactokinase, with protein sequence MRNTTEDVLIKKDIEPKTLESLKKAKQKFEEIFGDSRNAIGITAPTGLMILGDHTHYNDGILLSATLNSYTTVILRKRKDYEIKIYNAINETSREFNFFDMPSETDVYFKYVIGITRLLKADNLINRGFEALFVNDAPDCIGLGKFSSIQIAFLCAFRKAFRLNTDGLLNYVHKNELELLGKISNVAQHYTIRNSKKNKFYFIDLRTLQEKQYNYNSEYDVVILDTRNKIIDSLSICNERIEECEIGVKGLRLYIWGIKNLRDVNLEFLLRHIHMLPRRIFNRILYNVRERIRVEEAIDALKKKDYRAFGKIVSQSHWSLSADYELSDDTCDFIVRNSENIDCVYGSKMISCSQYRSTFQLVRKECAADYIDHITKLYYEKFKKELIAYRFQPAEGMREYTSKDLEKI encoded by the coding sequence ATGAGAAATACGACCGAGGACGTGCTGATAAAAAAAGATATCGAACCGAAGACTCTGGAATCGTTGAAAAAAGCGAAACAAAAGTTTGAAGAAATATTCGGCGATTCCCGGAATGCAATCGGAATAACCGCTCCTACGGGATTGATGATCCTCGGCGACCATACTCATTATAACGACGGTATATTATTGTCGGCGACTTTGAATTCTTATACGACGGTAATTTTACGAAAAAGAAAAGATTACGAGATCAAAATTTACAATGCGATTAACGAGACGTCGAGAGAATTTAATTTTTTTGATATGCCCTCGGAGACCGACGTCTATTTCAAATACGTGATTGGCATTACGCGGCTTCTGAAGGCAGACAATCTGATCAACAGAGGTTTCGAGGCGCTTTTTGTAAACGACGCGCCCGATTGTATCGGTCTGGGCAAATTTTCTTCTATACAAATAGCGTTCCTCTGCGCGTTCAGGAAGGCGTTTCGCCTTAATACCGACGGATTATTGAATTACGTCCATAAAAACGAACTCGAATTGCTGGGCAAAATTTCCAATGTAGCTCAACACTATACCATCCGTAATTCTAAAAAGAATAAATTCTATTTTATCGATTTGAGAACGCTGCAGGAGAAACAATACAACTACAATTCCGAGTACGACGTGGTTATACTCGATACGCGGAATAAAATTATCGATTCTCTCTCGATTTGCAACGAAAGAATTGAAGAATGCGAAATCGGCGTTAAAGGATTGAGACTTTATATCTGGGGCATTAAAAATTTACGGGACGTAAATTTGGAATTCTTACTGAGACATATTCATATGCTCCCGCGCAGAATATTCAACAGAATTCTCTACAACGTCAGGGAAAGAATAAGAGTCGAGGAAGCGATTGACGCTCTGAAAAAGAAAGATTACAGAGCATTCGGCAAAATCGTATCGCAATCGCACTGGAGTTTGTCGGCTGATTACGAGCTGAGCGACGACACATGCGATTTTATAGTGCGCAATTCCGAAAATATCGATTGCGTTTACGGCTCCAAAATGATTAGCTGTTCTCAATACAGAAGTACATTCCAACTTGTTAGAAAGGAATGCGCCGCCGATTATATCGACCATATTACAAAACTATATTATGAAAAATTCAAAAAAGAGTTGATTGCTTATCGGTTTCAACCGGCCGAAGGCATGAGGGAATACACTTCGAAAGATCTGGAAAAAATCTGA
- a CDS encoding tetratricopeptide repeat protein yields the protein MDYNFFDGFGSEYSDEELKEKIEACKNIINEGRILTSIDLIEDTIQLCIDYDLVEDGLYLTNALLQITPYNYEIWHFKGIFLNNMFRFAEAYNCFRKALSLNPNDVDTHINIAIAEDNLGMFEEAVESLEKALAIEPHNEEILYNLGALYEKKEKYNEAVEYFRMAVEKAPDYLEAWYELGYCYESMGELKDALAAYEMYLNGDPENYAGWYNKGIVHLRLEEFEKAINAFELSIALKDDFSSSWFNCGYAYYKTGKYKQAMTAYKKALKIDPDDETIYYNLGQTYEEMGSIANAIKCYTEAINLDPDYYEAYLARGNCYDASGKFQLALRDFNKAITIASEPVDAWYAKADLEYSLGKLNESIESYKNAVEIDPDNFNGWLKLAEAFFEVGNWLESLKAYKECIRIDKNYARAYYSIAKINFLLSHTQEGIEYLKKAFELDPNIKTEFTNDYPEIKSSKLFNKLIDDNK from the coding sequence ATGGATTATAACTTCTTTGACGGTTTCGGATCCGAATACAGCGACGAAGAATTGAAAGAAAAGATTGAAGCCTGCAAAAACATTATTAACGAAGGTCGAATTCTAACCAGTATCGATTTGATAGAAGATACGATTCAACTGTGCATCGATTACGATCTCGTGGAAGACGGATTATATCTCACAAATGCATTGCTGCAGATAACGCCTTATAATTATGAAATCTGGCATTTTAAGGGCATTTTTCTGAATAATATGTTCAGATTTGCCGAAGCCTATAATTGTTTCCGTAAAGCGCTGTCGCTCAATCCCAACGACGTGGATACTCATATCAATATTGCCATTGCGGAAGATAATCTCGGCATGTTCGAAGAAGCGGTGGAGTCGCTCGAAAAGGCTCTCGCCATAGAACCTCATAACGAGGAAATTCTCTATAATCTCGGCGCGCTTTACGAAAAGAAAGAAAAATATAACGAAGCCGTCGAGTATTTCCGAATGGCGGTTGAAAAAGCGCCCGACTATCTGGAAGCCTGGTACGAATTGGGATATTGTTATGAATCGATGGGCGAACTCAAAGATGCCCTTGCCGCTTATGAAATGTATCTAAACGGCGATCCCGAAAATTACGCCGGCTGGTATAATAAAGGAATTGTTCATCTCCGTCTGGAAGAATTCGAAAAAGCAATCAATGCATTCGAACTTTCGATCGCTCTTAAAGACGATTTTTCGAGTTCGTGGTTCAATTGCGGCTACGCTTACTATAAAACCGGCAAATACAAACAGGCGATGACGGCTTACAAAAAAGCCCTTAAAATCGATCCCGACGACGAAACCATTTATTACAATCTCGGGCAGACTTACGAGGAGATGGGCTCGATTGCAAACGCAATTAAATGTTATACGGAAGCCATCAATCTCGATCCCGATTATTACGAGGCATATCTTGCCAGAGGAAATTGTTACGACGCCTCCGGAAAATTCCAGCTGGCGCTGAGAGATTTCAATAAGGCAATTACAATTGCCTCGGAGCCGGTCGACGCCTGGTATGCAAAAGCAGACCTCGAGTATTCGCTCGGCAAATTGAACGAATCGATCGAAAGTTACAAAAATGCGGTCGAAATCGACCCGGATAATTTTAACGGCTGGTTGAAACTTGCAGAGGCTTTTTTCGAAGTGGGAAACTGGCTCGAGTCGCTCAAAGCTTATAAAGAGTGCATTAGAATCGACAAAAATTATGCGCGCGCGTATTATTCGATCGCCAAAATAAATTTTCTGCTCAGCCATACTCAGGAGGGAATCGAATACCTCAAAAAAGCTTTTGAGCTCGATCCGAATATCAAAACCGAATTTACGAACGATTATCCCGAAATCAAATCTTCCAAATTGTTCAATAAACTGATCGACGACAATAAATAG
- a CDS encoding shikimate dehydrogenase, with product MQTQNKFNHNTKIIGIIGHPIKHSFSPLMHNLAFELTKLNYIYLPFDVPPTLLKDSLKGMIALGIKGFNVTIPLKEKVIPLLKDISEEANIIGAVNTIVNDEGVLRGYNTDVLGVIESLNPYKEELQNSAVTVIGAGGAARSVIYALIRHFKVERINIVNRTEQIAESLKEYFSTKMLFNNIKAYPLMPPDLVNTFNSSKLIVNTTSMGMFPDIDDAATTIPESFNKEQIVFDVVYTPIKTKLLKLAESRGARIITGLRMFVEQGAKSFELWTGEEMPKDEIYKAIESYLINN from the coding sequence ATGCAAACTCAAAATAAGTTCAATCATAATACAAAGATTATCGGAATTATCGGACACCCGATTAAACATTCGTTTTCGCCTTTGATGCACAATCTCGCATTCGAATTGACAAAACTTAATTATATATATCTGCCTTTCGACGTGCCGCCCACTCTTCTGAAAGATTCGCTCAAAGGCATGATTGCTCTCGGCATAAAAGGTTTTAACGTTACAATTCCGCTCAAAGAAAAAGTTATTCCTCTGCTGAAGGATATTTCGGAAGAGGCTAATATTATCGGAGCCGTTAATACGATAGTGAACGACGAAGGCGTTCTCAGGGGATACAATACGGATGTTCTTGGCGTAATTGAATCTTTGAATCCTTATAAAGAAGAATTGCAAAATTCCGCGGTTACTGTCATTGGCGCCGGCGGAGCGGCGCGCAGCGTTATTTACGCTTTGATTAGACATTTCAAAGTGGAGCGGATTAATATAGTTAACCGGACTGAACAAATAGCCGAGTCGTTGAAAGAATATTTCTCGACTAAAATGCTCTTCAATAATATCAAAGCTTATCCGCTTATGCCGCCGGATTTGGTCAATACTTTCAATTCTTCCAAGCTGATTGTTAATACCACATCGATGGGAATGTTTCCCGATATCGACGACGCGGCGACTACGATTCCTGAATCTTTTAATAAAGAACAAATTGTATTCGACGTTGTCTATACGCCGATTAAAACAAAGTTGTTAAAATTAGCCGAATCGAGGGGAGCCCGTATAATTACCGGATTGAGGATGTTTGTGGAGCAGGGAGCTAAATCTTTTGAACTATGGACGGGCGAAGAAATGCCAAAGGACGAAATCTACAAAGCCATCGAATCGTATTTGATAAATAATTAA
- a CDS encoding zinc ribbon domain-containing protein, giving the protein MLERLTVLYELQLIDDQLDQLEELRGDLPAAVNELTSQIDAIQEQIRTKETEKEDSLKKRRDNDEEIERLQTNLKKFKSQLYQVRNNKEYDALTKEIDHAEELIKKLEEENTELENLIEKLKGEIEEIRPQLDTLNEELKVKEAELKQIIKANEREEVKLKEIREKTAAKVRKPDYNTYMRIRKALGGKAIATINRAACSGCHNIVPPQRQLEIKQNKRLYSCESCGRIIVSAEVAEEALKRVKI; this is encoded by the coding sequence TTGTTAGAACGATTAACAGTACTCTACGAATTACAGTTAATTGACGACCAACTCGACCAACTCGAAGAGTTGAGGGGGGATTTGCCCGCAGCCGTCAACGAACTTACTTCCCAAATCGATGCAATCCAGGAACAAATTCGTACTAAGGAGACCGAAAAAGAGGATTCCCTCAAAAAAAGAAGGGACAACGACGAGGAGATAGAGCGTCTCCAGACAAATCTGAAAAAATTCAAAAGCCAGCTTTATCAGGTGCGCAACAACAAAGAATACGACGCGCTAACAAAAGAGATCGATCACGCGGAGGAATTGATTAAAAAGCTCGAAGAAGAAAATACCGAGCTTGAAAATCTGATCGAAAAACTGAAGGGAGAAATAGAAGAAATTAGACCTCAGCTCGACACTCTAAACGAGGAACTCAAAGTTAAAGAAGCCGAATTAAAACAAATCATAAAAGCCAACGAAAGGGAAGAAGTTAAATTAAAGGAAATTCGGGAAAAGACAGCCGCCAAAGTCAGAAAACCCGACTACAACACGTACATGAGAATCCGAAAAGCTCTCGGCGGAAAAGCGATCGCGACGATCAACAGAGCGGCTTGCTCGGGGTGCCATAATATTGTTCCTCCCCAAAGGCAATTGGAAATAAAACAGAACAAACGACTCTATTCTTGCGAATCGTGCGGCAGGATTATTGTTTCGGCTGAAGTGGCTGAAGAAGCGCTGAAGAGAGTAAAAATATAA
- a CDS encoding Nif3-like dinuclear metal center hexameric protein — protein MKIGELIKYLEDWVPKEAAWERDNVGIQIGSRNKELKNILICLELNHNVVSEAIKKKCNFIFTHHPFIFNPLKKLEFDKDNLIEKIIIHGLTVYSAHTNLDFTKDGVSFALAKKLNLQEIKFLQNADSNRVKIVVFAPEESVDLLSEKLFETGAGIIEEYSRCSFRLKGEGTFQGGENTNPVIGKKGAFEKAAEIRMEMIADKWLLPKIIDAIRTYHPYETPAYDIYPLKNENENFGAGCIGILPTEMSPSDFYDYVKKSLRLESFRYTKGNQKKIRKVAVCGGSGSELLGRAVASGADAFVTADIKYHTFHDALDKIHLIDAGHYETEVVVLDEVKKRIEKFINDKKIKVYKYSRSTNPVKFYKHKGDK, from the coding sequence ATGAAAATAGGTGAACTGATAAAATATCTTGAAGACTGGGTGCCAAAAGAAGCCGCATGGGAAAGAGACAACGTCGGCATTCAAATTGGCTCCCGAAACAAAGAATTGAAAAACATTCTGATATGCCTCGAACTAAATCACAACGTTGTTTCGGAAGCCATCAAAAAGAAATGCAACTTTATTTTTACGCACCACCCGTTTATTTTCAATCCGCTAAAAAAACTTGAATTCGACAAAGACAATCTGATAGAAAAAATTATTATCCACGGTCTAACGGTCTATTCGGCTCATACGAATCTCGATTTTACTAAAGACGGAGTTTCGTTTGCCCTTGCAAAGAAATTAAATCTTCAGGAAATCAAATTCCTTCAGAATGCGGATTCCAATCGCGTTAAAATAGTAGTTTTTGCGCCCGAGGAATCGGTCGATTTGCTTTCGGAAAAACTGTTCGAGACCGGGGCGGGAATCATCGAAGAATATTCGAGATGCAGTTTCAGACTTAAAGGCGAAGGTACGTTTCAAGGCGGCGAGAATACGAATCCGGTAATCGGCAAAAAGGGAGCATTCGAAAAAGCGGCCGAAATACGTATGGAAATGATTGCCGACAAATGGCTTTTACCGAAAATAATCGACGCCATACGCACTTACCATCCGTACGAAACGCCGGCTTACGATATTTATCCTTTGAAAAACGAGAACGAAAATTTCGGCGCCGGCTGTATCGGTATATTGCCGACGGAAATGTCGCCTTCTGATTTTTACGACTACGTAAAAAAATCTCTCCGTCTCGAATCGTTCAGATATACGAAAGGGAATCAGAAAAAAATTCGCAAAGTTGCCGTATGCGGCGGTTCCGGCTCGGAACTGCTCGGCAGAGCCGTCGCTTCCGGCGCCGATGCGTTTGTAACGGCCGATATAAAATATCATACTTTTCACGACGCTCTCGACAAAATCCATCTTATCGACGCAGGACACTACGAAACCGAGGTTGTCGTTCTCGACGAAGTTAAAAAGAGAATCGAAAAATTTATTAACGACAAAAAAATTAAAGTCTATAAATACTCGCGCAGTACAAACCCGGTAAAGTTTTATAAACATAAAGGAGATAAATAA